In Dehalococcoidia bacterium, one DNA window encodes the following:
- the msrA gene encoding peptide-methionine (S)-S-oxide reductase MsrA — protein sequence MSNEERPESAGLELATFAGGCFWCTEAVFKRVRGVSEVTSGYTGGRVENPSYAQVSTGRTGHAEAVHVKFDPQVVSYERLLDVFWATHDPTTLDRQGADVGPQYRSAIFYHTDEQKREAEASRDRLQASGKLDGKIVTSIEPFEKFYPAESYHQEYYEAHPHAAYCTIVIEPKIRKLLRDFGDEVKEEYR from the coding sequence ATGTCGAATGAAGAAAGACCGGAGTCGGCCGGACTGGAGCTTGCCACGTTTGCCGGCGGATGCTTCTGGTGCACGGAGGCGGTCTTCAAACGCGTGCGGGGCGTCAGCGAGGTGACCTCGGGCTATACGGGCGGACGGGTCGAGAACCCTAGCTATGCGCAGGTCTCGACCGGGCGCACAGGCCACGCGGAAGCGGTCCACGTCAAGTTCGATCCGCAGGTCGTCTCCTACGAGCGGCTGCTCGACGTGTTTTGGGCCACGCATGATCCGACGACCCTCGACCGGCAGGGCGCCGACGTGGGGCCGCAGTACCGCTCCGCCATCTTCTATCACACCGATGAGCAGAAGCGGGAAGCGGAAGCCTCGCGCGACCGGCTGCAGGCATCGGGCAAGCTCGACGGGAAGATCGTGACCAGCATTGAGCCGTTCGAGAAGTTCTATCCCGCCGAAAGCTATCACCAGGAGTACTACGAGGCCCATCCGCATGCGGCGTACTGCACGATAGTCATCGAGCCGAAGATCAGGAAGCTGCTGCGCGATTTCGGCGACGAGGTGAAGGAGGAATACAGGTGA